The following coding sequences lie in one Spinacia oleracea cultivar Varoflay chromosome 1, BTI_SOV_V1, whole genome shotgun sequence genomic window:
- the LOC110787187 gene encoding methyltransferase-like protein 2 isoform X2, whose protein sequence is MNKMKKLKKNLGFLQAVERENGHKGGSNVILLMRKNYWPISDTRPLLVKAHEEFLEAKKLLNVICELNCEIEGWECCAELNGGIKEEEVSFIELGKVWQAPLYDIALDFTQANKHVRKNGGSPCTQHDDQELLPLFNNLVSNDTSYDMVSEFQTIRYILPKDSCFYMSELEQIHNLVPADSECGFNFIMIDPPWENRSAYQKSKYPTLPNKHFLSLPIKQLIHTSGALVALWVTNREKLRKFVENELFPAWGVRYAATLYWLKVKANGTLICDLDLFHHRPYECLLIGYIDRHVTDYELPSIVKSLKDQVVMTIPGDYSRKPPVGDLLLEYVPGPRPARCIELFAREMMAGWTSWGNEPLHFQDMRYFSRKITGKCTK, encoded by the exons ATgaacaaaatgaaaaaattgaagaaaaattTAGGGTTTCTGCAAGCAGTGGAAAGAGAAAACGGACACAAAGGAGGAAGCAATGTTATTCTCTTAATGAGAAAGAACTACTGGCCGATCAGCGACACCAG GCCTTTACTAGTGAAGGCACATGAGGAATTTCTAGAAGCTAAGAAGCTGTTAAATGTGATTTGTGAGCTTAATTGTGAAATTGAGGGTTGGGAATGTTGTGCTGAATTGAACGGTGGAAttaaagaagaagaagtttcgtTTATTGAGCTTGGGAAAGTTTGGCAAGCTCCTTTGTATGATATTGCTCTTGATTTTACTCAAGCTAACAAACATGTTAGAAAAAATGGAG GTTCCCCCTGTACTCAGCATGATGATCAAGAGTTACTCCCATTATTCAATAACTTAGTTTCAAACGATACAAGCTATGATATGGTGTCGGAATTCCAGACAATTCGGTACATTTTACCAAAAGATAGCTGCTTTTACATG TCTGAACTGGAGCAGATTCACAACCTTGTTCCTG CTGACTCGGAATGTGGCTTTAATTTTATAATGATCGATCCACCGTGGGAAAACAGAAGTGCCTATCAGAAGTCAAA GTACCCTACTTTGCCAAACAAGCATTTTTTGTCACTTCCTATTAAGCAACTTATTCATACAAGTGGAGCTCTTGTAGCTTTATGGGTGACAAACAGGGAGAAATTGCGGAAATTTGTTGAGAATGAACTATTTCCAGCATGGGGAGTCAGATATGCAGCTACATTATATTGGTTGAAA GTAAAAGCTAACGGGACTTTGATATGTGACCTAGATCTCTTTCATCATAGGCCATATGAATGCCTTCTTATTGGTTACATTGACAGACAT GTGACAGATTATGAGCTGCCATCCATAGTAAAGTCTTTAAAGGATCAAGTAGTGATGACCATTCCAGGGGACTATTCAAGAAAGCCCCCGGTTGGAG ACTTGCTCCTGGAGTATGTACCAGGACCAAGACCTGCTCGTTGCATCGAGCTATTTGCCAGAGAAATGATGGCTGGATGGACATCTTGGGGTAATGAACCTCTGCACTTTCAAGACATGAGATATTTCTCAAGGAAGATAACTGGGAAATGTACCAAGTAA
- the LOC110787187 gene encoding methyltransferase-like protein 2 isoform X1, with product MAGTENNELMLEFQKSGVYKIPNSQTFFVDPVRILNRNYTQFRVCSSSYYSRFFTSSFTIDEQNEKIEEKFRVSASSGKRKRTQRRKQCYSLNEKELLADQRHQEIRPLLVKAHEEFLEAKKLLNVICELNCEIEGWECCAELNGGIKEEEVSFIELGKVWQAPLYDIALDFTQANKHVRKNGGSPCTQHDDQELLPLFNNLVSNDTSYDMVSEFQTIRYILPKDSCFYMSELEQIHNLVPADSECGFNFIMIDPPWENRSAYQKSKYPTLPNKHFLSLPIKQLIHTSGALVALWVTNREKLRKFVENELFPAWGVRYAATLYWLKVKANGTLICDLDLFHHRPYECLLIGYIDRHVTDYELPSIVKSLKDQVVMTIPGDYSRKPPVGDLLLEYVPGPRPARCIELFAREMMAGWTSWGNEPLHFQDMRYFSRKITGKCTK from the exons ATGGCGGGCACTGAGAATAATGAACTCATGTTAGAGTTCCAGAAAAGTGGCGTTTACAAAATCCCTAATTCACAAACATTCTTCGTTGATCCTGTTCGAATCCTCAATCGTAACTACACCCAATTTAGGGTTTGCTCTTCTTCCTATTACTCTCGCTTCTTCACTTCCAGTTTCACCATTGATgaacaaaatgaaaaaattgaagaaaaattTAGGGTTTCTGCAAGCAGTGGAAAGAGAAAACGGACACAAAGGAGGAAGCAATGTTATTCTCTTAATGAGAAAGAACTACTGGCCGATCAGCGACACCAG GAAATTAGGCCTTTACTAGTGAAGGCACATGAGGAATTTCTAGAAGCTAAGAAGCTGTTAAATGTGATTTGTGAGCTTAATTGTGAAATTGAGGGTTGGGAATGTTGTGCTGAATTGAACGGTGGAAttaaagaagaagaagtttcgtTTATTGAGCTTGGGAAAGTTTGGCAAGCTCCTTTGTATGATATTGCTCTTGATTTTACTCAAGCTAACAAACATGTTAGAAAAAATGGAG GTTCCCCCTGTACTCAGCATGATGATCAAGAGTTACTCCCATTATTCAATAACTTAGTTTCAAACGATACAAGCTATGATATGGTGTCGGAATTCCAGACAATTCGGTACATTTTACCAAAAGATAGCTGCTTTTACATG TCTGAACTGGAGCAGATTCACAACCTTGTTCCTG CTGACTCGGAATGTGGCTTTAATTTTATAATGATCGATCCACCGTGGGAAAACAGAAGTGCCTATCAGAAGTCAAA GTACCCTACTTTGCCAAACAAGCATTTTTTGTCACTTCCTATTAAGCAACTTATTCATACAAGTGGAGCTCTTGTAGCTTTATGGGTGACAAACAGGGAGAAATTGCGGAAATTTGTTGAGAATGAACTATTTCCAGCATGGGGAGTCAGATATGCAGCTACATTATATTGGTTGAAA GTAAAAGCTAACGGGACTTTGATATGTGACCTAGATCTCTTTCATCATAGGCCATATGAATGCCTTCTTATTGGTTACATTGACAGACAT GTGACAGATTATGAGCTGCCATCCATAGTAAAGTCTTTAAAGGATCAAGTAGTGATGACCATTCCAGGGGACTATTCAAGAAAGCCCCCGGTTGGAG ACTTGCTCCTGGAGTATGTACCAGGACCAAGACCTGCTCGTTGCATCGAGCTATTTGCCAGAGAAATGATGGCTGGATGGACATCTTGGGGTAATGAACCTCTGCACTTTCAAGACATGAGATATTTCTCAAGGAAGATAACTGGGAAATGTACCAAGTAA